The Micromonospora sp. WMMD961 genome has a segment encoding these proteins:
- a CDS encoding DMT family transporter: MNTETTPDKAPLGAWLPGFLALAAIWGSSFLFIKIGVAELHPVQLTLYRVGAGALTLLVVLAVLRDRLPREPRVWAHLAVVAAFGVAVPFTLFGYGEQRVESMLAGIWNATTPLIVLPLAVLVFRTERLTVRRAVGLGLGFLGVLVVLGVWEGIGGAHFTGQLMCFGAAACYGVAIPYQKRFVAGSAHSGLSLSAAQLLLAAGQLAVVTPFVAGLPPLPTELSPGVVASVLTLGALGTGLAFVINMRNIRVAGASTASTVTYLIPIFAVLIGAVALGERLNWHQPVGALIVLLGVAVSQGVLGRRRTSPVVGVGAPAAPAAEPVR; encoded by the coding sequence GTGAACACCGAGACCACTCCTGACAAGGCGCCGCTGGGCGCCTGGCTGCCGGGCTTCCTCGCCCTCGCCGCGATCTGGGGCTCCAGCTTCCTCTTCATCAAGATCGGTGTAGCCGAACTGCACCCGGTCCAGCTCACTCTCTACCGGGTCGGCGCCGGCGCGTTGACCCTGCTGGTCGTCCTCGCCGTGCTGCGCGACCGGCTTCCCCGCGAGCCCCGGGTCTGGGCGCACCTGGCTGTCGTCGCCGCGTTCGGTGTGGCCGTGCCGTTCACCCTGTTCGGCTACGGCGAGCAGCGGGTCGAGTCGATGCTGGCCGGCATCTGGAACGCCACCACGCCGCTGATCGTGCTGCCGCTGGCGGTGCTCGTCTTCCGCACCGAGCGGCTGACCGTCCGCCGTGCGGTCGGGCTCGGGCTGGGCTTCCTCGGCGTGCTGGTGGTGCTCGGGGTCTGGGAGGGCATCGGTGGGGCGCACTTCACCGGGCAACTGATGTGCTTCGGCGCGGCCGCCTGCTACGGGGTCGCGATCCCGTACCAGAAGCGGTTCGTCGCCGGCAGTGCCCACTCCGGCCTCTCGCTCTCCGCCGCGCAGCTGCTGCTGGCCGCGGGGCAACTGGCCGTCGTCACCCCGTTCGTCGCGGGCCTGCCGCCGCTGCCCACCGAGTTGTCGCCGGGCGTGGTGGCCAGCGTGTTGACTCTCGGCGCACTCGGCACCGGGCTCGCCTTCGTGATCAACATGCGCAACATCCGGGTGGCTGGCGCGAGCACCGCGTCCACGGTCACGTACCTGATCCCGATCTTCGCGGTGCTGATCGGCGCCGTGGCGCTCGGCGAGCGACTCAACTGGCACCAACCGGTCGGGGCGCTGATCGTGCTGCTCGGGGTCGCGGTCTCGCAGGGCGTTCTCGGCCGCCGCCGGACCAGCCCGGTGGTCGGCGTCGGTGCGCCCGCCGCCCCCGCCGCCGAGCCGGTACGTTGA
- a CDS encoding M23 family metallopeptidase encodes MPSPTIDRRARPAYPILLLLAPVLVAGCATTRPGAPTDGAVPTPPTVWATAEQPGVPTATAPTPTPSLAGPATAAPRAGLRHVFPVRADNVDYHPTHGTYPATDLFADCGEPFVAVTDGTVLEVSRVDRYSKRGPQGPENGGLSVSLLGDDAVRYYGSHLSVVTSGVDAGVRVRAGQQLGKVGRTGNANNVCHVHFGISPPCTGKDGWWIRRGVIWPARYLDSWRRGGNREPAAEVTAWQRRHGCPKAP; translated from the coding sequence ATGCCCTCGCCGACGATCGACCGCCGCGCGCGTCCGGCGTACCCGATCCTGCTGCTGCTCGCCCCGGTGCTGGTCGCCGGCTGCGCGACCACCCGGCCGGGGGCACCCACCGACGGTGCCGTGCCGACGCCGCCGACGGTCTGGGCGACCGCCGAGCAGCCGGGGGTGCCGACGGCCACCGCCCCGACCCCGACGCCGTCGTTGGCCGGGCCGGCGACGGCGGCACCGCGCGCCGGGCTGCGGCACGTCTTCCCGGTACGCGCCGACAACGTCGACTACCACCCGACGCACGGGACGTATCCGGCCACTGACCTCTTCGCCGACTGCGGTGAGCCGTTCGTCGCGGTGACCGACGGGACGGTGCTGGAGGTGAGTCGGGTCGACCGGTACTCGAAGCGTGGGCCGCAGGGCCCGGAGAACGGCGGCCTGTCGGTCTCCCTGCTCGGCGACGACGCGGTGCGCTACTACGGCTCGCACCTGAGCGTCGTGACCAGCGGCGTCGATGCCGGGGTGCGGGTCCGCGCCGGGCAGCAGCTCGGCAAGGTGGGGCGCACCGGCAACGCCAACAACGTGTGCCATGTGCACTTCGGCATCTCGCCGCCGTGCACCGGCAAGGACGGCTGGTGGATCCGGCGCGGGGTGATCTGGCCGGCGCGTTACCTGGACTCGTGGCGGCGCGGCGGCAATCGGGAGCCGGCTGCCGAGGTCACCGCGTGGCAACGCCGGCACGGTTGCCCGAAGGCGCCCTGA
- a CDS encoding DUF6114 domain-containing protein codes for MSRGPRRSAPRARPVSPSPFGQEEYVTSANPSHARPGGPAQAWRLFRRWQRSRPFWGGLLTALAGLEMFASTRMTVNGLSFHSGASGLLSLLIPVILVTCGLLLWFTPAQRLFYSVVAAVTAVYSLIGLNLGGFFVGLLLGIVGSALAFAWTPVQPAAPDPDDAQTHPAAPAPDAGDVPTHAAAPDAGDASTHPAAPAPAPPDLTDASTREQPSVAKPDPRAFGIALVVLGLAAAGLAAQPGAVQAAPNRPTTTACPTPSRTVTPSPSRAAPSPSRAAPTPMPSPTRRGNLITDILDGIGDLLPGGRAKETPSPTVSPSGTPTTPPGPVACPSSPPVRPGRPATPDKPGTVQPGKPLPRIAADPRLPTVAQTPSKLTGSSVRMTGLRFDGITDLHTVKGDLTVLKFSMREAVTDDFLLRADGPAGRNQRYATDRLTVSGDVAFYATRFVGRLLGIKITLTPDLPLPEGLPITSPIPITFTDPAIDLAYVTSDTLTAKPALALSLG; via the coding sequence ATGAGCCGTGGCCCGCGGCGCTCGGCACCGCGGGCCCGGCCCGTGTCCCCGTCCCCGTTCGGCCAGGAGGAGTACGTGACAAGCGCGAACCCGTCCCACGCCCGGCCCGGCGGTCCGGCCCAGGCGTGGCGGCTCTTCCGTCGCTGGCAGCGCAGCCGACCGTTCTGGGGTGGCCTGCTCACCGCGCTGGCCGGGCTGGAGATGTTCGCCTCCACCCGGATGACAGTCAACGGTCTGAGCTTCCACAGCGGGGCCAGTGGTCTGCTCTCGCTGTTGATCCCGGTCATCCTGGTGACCTGCGGCCTGCTGCTCTGGTTCACCCCGGCGCAGCGGCTGTTCTACTCCGTCGTCGCCGCGGTGACCGCGGTCTACTCGCTGATCGGGCTCAACCTCGGCGGTTTCTTCGTCGGTCTGCTGCTCGGCATCGTCGGAAGTGCGCTCGCCTTCGCGTGGACGCCGGTCCAGCCGGCCGCGCCCGACCCTGACGACGCGCAAACCCACCCGGCTGCGCCCGCGCCCGACGCGGGCGACGTGCCGACGCACGCGGCTGCGCCCGACGCGGGCGACGCGTCGACCCACCCGGCTGCGCCCGCGCCGGCTCCACCCGACCTGACCGACGCGTCGACCCGGGAGCAGCCGTCCGTCGCAAAGCCCGATCCGAGGGCCTTCGGCATCGCCCTCGTGGTGCTCGGCCTCGCCGCCGCCGGCCTGGCGGCCCAGCCCGGAGCGGTGCAGGCAGCGCCGAACCGGCCCACCACGACCGCCTGCCCGACCCCGTCCCGGACCGTCACGCCGTCACCCAGCCGCGCCGCGCCGTCACCCAGCCGCGCCGCGCCGACGCCGATGCCGAGCCCGACCCGGCGCGGCAACCTGATCACCGACATCCTGGACGGGATCGGCGACCTGCTCCCCGGCGGACGTGCCAAGGAGACCCCGAGCCCGACCGTGTCGCCGAGCGGCACGCCGACCACGCCTCCCGGGCCGGTCGCCTGCCCGTCGTCGCCCCCGGTCAGACCGGGCAGGCCGGCGACACCCGACAAGCCGGGCACGGTGCAGCCGGGGAAGCCACTGCCGCGCATCGCCGCCGACCCGCGCCTGCCGACGGTGGCCCAGACACCGTCCAAGCTCACCGGGTCGTCGGTGCGGATGACGGGGCTGCGGTTCGACGGAATCACCGACCTGCACACGGTGAAGGGCGACCTCACGGTGTTGAAGTTCAGCATGCGGGAGGCGGTGACCGACGACTTCCTGCTCCGCGCCGACGGTCCGGCCGGGCGCAACCAGCGGTACGCGACGGACCGGCTGACCGTCAGCGGCGACGTGGCCTTCTACGCCACCCGGTTCGTCGGCCGACTGCTCGGCATCAAGATCACATTGACGCCGGATCTGCCGCTCCCGGAGGGCCTCCCGATCACCTCGCCCATTCCGATCACGTTCACCGACCCGGCCATCGACCTGGCGTACGTCACCAGTGACACGCTGACCGCCAAGCCGGCGTTGGCGCTCAGTCTCGGCTGA
- a CDS encoding DUF3068 domain-containing protein, giving the protein MRSTSGAILVGVGTFLIVGAVAAPLVVAPALVKVPLDQSSVTVSTAQNATVLDFGTLSERSGVNLTAHRAVRGDVKDGNADRAVFNVGVRVIDDADKEITLSTDRVALDRRTAMAVACCAEDINGAPFKHEGLTYTFPFGTEKKTYQYFDNTARKAYPAKYVSTEKLQGLTVYKFEMTVEPIQISEIKVPGSLLGSTEQVVNAGRYYANTRTLWVEPDSGVIVKGQEKQLQTLRDGTGADKIKIIDADLAFTEDTQKQQAKAAKDARGQINLLTTVVPVILGLLGLALVLIGVYLVVRAGRRRPEAALVEADDRPTTDLPSQRSPEPVEESTAPAGGRHAAERAEP; this is encoded by the coding sequence ATGCGATCTACGTCGGGTGCCATCTTGGTGGGGGTGGGCACGTTCCTGATCGTCGGGGCCGTGGCGGCGCCGCTGGTCGTCGCGCCCGCTCTCGTCAAGGTGCCCCTGGACCAGAGTTCGGTGACGGTCTCCACGGCCCAGAACGCGACCGTCCTTGATTTCGGCACGCTGTCGGAGCGTAGCGGGGTCAACCTGACCGCCCACCGAGCCGTCCGGGGCGATGTCAAGGACGGAAACGCTGACCGGGCGGTCTTCAACGTCGGTGTCCGGGTGATCGACGACGCCGACAAGGAGATCACGCTCAGTACGGACCGGGTGGCCCTCGACCGGCGTACGGCGATGGCCGTCGCCTGCTGCGCCGAGGACATCAACGGCGCGCCCTTCAAGCACGAGGGCCTGACGTACACCTTCCCGTTCGGGACGGAGAAGAAGACCTACCAGTACTTCGACAACACCGCTCGCAAGGCGTACCCCGCCAAGTACGTGAGCACGGAGAAGTTGCAGGGGTTGACCGTCTACAAGTTCGAGATGACTGTCGAGCCGATCCAGATCAGCGAGATCAAGGTCCCGGGCAGCCTGCTGGGCTCGACCGAGCAGGTCGTCAACGCTGGCCGCTACTACGCCAACACCCGCACCTTGTGGGTGGAGCCGGACAGTGGCGTGATCGTCAAGGGCCAGGAGAAGCAGTTGCAGACGCTCCGGGACGGCACCGGCGCGGACAAGATCAAGATCATCGACGCTGACCTCGCCTTCACCGAGGACACCCAGAAGCAGCAGGCAAAGGCTGCCAAGGACGCGCGTGGTCAGATCAACCTGCTGACCACAGTGGTGCCTGTCATCCTCGGTCTCCTCGGCCTCGCCCTGGTGCTGATCGGCGTGTACCTCGTCGTCCGTGCGGGTCGCCGCAGGCCCGAGGCGGCGCTGGTGGAGGCCGACGACCGGCCGACGACCGACCTGCCGTCGCAGCGGTCCCCGGAGCCGGTCGAGGAGTCCACGGCACCGGCCGGCGGACGTCACGCCGCGGAGCGCGCCGAGCCGTAG
- a CDS encoding DUF6230 family protein, with the protein MQDRSKSQGRTRWGRFAAMMVPATAAAGAILFGMSTGAIASDITVSGQTFKIGADRLEGDGFRQYGGIVREKGKDGKAGQVHPIALSEISSAELYSLCQSVRADLPGLPVVLTINAGEGKEPARAKDLLIAMDSLDGNATFTNIKIGRDATDLNPTAQAGSFGQNSDHVTITNLKQVSRYTTAATFNLVGLRLKVNVGDDAKGKECF; encoded by the coding sequence GTGCAGGATCGCTCGAAGAGTCAGGGTCGTACCCGGTGGGGGCGGTTCGCCGCCATGATGGTGCCCGCCACGGCCGCCGCCGGCGCCATCCTGTTCGGAATGTCGACCGGCGCGATCGCGTCCGACATCACGGTCTCCGGGCAGACGTTCAAGATCGGCGCTGATCGCCTGGAGGGCGACGGCTTCAGGCAGTACGGCGGCATCGTCCGGGAGAAGGGCAAGGACGGTAAGGCCGGTCAGGTCCACCCGATCGCGCTGTCCGAGATCAGCAGCGCCGAGCTGTACAGCCTCTGCCAGTCAGTCCGCGCCGACCTGCCGGGCCTGCCGGTCGTGCTCACCATCAACGCCGGTGAGGGCAAGGAGCCCGCCCGTGCCAAGGACCTGCTGATCGCGATGGACTCGCTGGACGGCAACGCGACCTTCACCAACATCAAGATTGGTCGGGACGCCACCGACCTGAACCCGACGGCGCAGGCCGGCTCGTTCGGCCAGAACTCCGACCACGTCACCATCACCAACCTGAAGCAGGTGTCCCGCTACACCACGGCGGCCACGTTCAACCTGGTCGGCCTCCGACTGAAGGTCAACGTGGGTGACGACGCCAAGGGCAAGGAGTGCTTCTGA
- a CDS encoding DUF885 domain-containing protein, with the protein MGRIDEIANRYVAEWAPLSPTGATFVGIAGHDDKLDDLSPEGYRARADLTRRTLAELEVTEPATELERTAKEAMQERLGLDLARYDAGEVTSEVSVITSGLHEIRMVFDLMPAESSDEQANIAARLNGFAGALEGYKTTLREALAAGEVSSKVQLVEVAKQCDIWVDPTGDNFFHGLVERLGADGTLGADLRRGAAAATAATAEFGQFLRNEVAPHGRDKQAAGRERYELASQYFLGAKVDLDETYAWGFAELARLEAEMRVVAGRIAGSGASVDEAVAKLDADPDRTIRGKEAFRDWMQELADKAIAELHGTHFDIPEQVRRIECCLAPTSDGAIYYTGPSEDFSRPGRMWWAVPQGISDFSTWREVTTVYHEGVPGHHLQVAQTAVRADLLNRWQRLLCWVSGHGEGWALYSERLMDELGYLEDPGDKLGMLDGQAMRAARVIVDIGMHLELEIPKDNPFGFHPGERWTPELGWEFMRAHCRVPDENLRFELNRYLGWPGQAPSYKVGERIWLQAREDAKARKGADFDLREFHRQALDLGALGLDPLRRALARL; encoded by the coding sequence GTGGGACGAATCGATGAAATCGCCAACCGATACGTAGCCGAGTGGGCGCCTTTGAGCCCTACCGGCGCGACCTTCGTCGGCATCGCCGGCCATGACGACAAGCTCGACGACCTTTCGCCCGAAGGCTACCGAGCGCGCGCGGACCTCACTCGCCGGACGCTCGCCGAGTTGGAGGTGACCGAGCCGGCGACCGAGTTGGAGCGCACCGCCAAGGAGGCCATGCAGGAACGGCTCGGGCTGGACCTCGCCCGATACGACGCCGGTGAGGTGACCAGCGAGGTCAGCGTCATCACCAGCGGGCTGCACGAGATCCGCATGGTGTTCGACCTGATGCCGGCCGAGAGCAGCGACGAACAGGCCAACATCGCCGCCCGGCTCAACGGCTTCGCCGGCGCACTGGAGGGCTACAAGACCACGCTGCGCGAGGCGCTCGCCGCCGGCGAGGTCAGCTCGAAGGTGCAGTTGGTCGAGGTCGCCAAGCAGTGCGACATCTGGGTCGACCCGACCGGCGACAACTTCTTCCACGGGCTGGTCGAGCGGCTGGGCGCAGACGGCACGCTCGGCGCGGACCTGCGCCGGGGCGCGGCGGCGGCGACCGCGGCGACCGCCGAGTTCGGCCAGTTCCTCCGGAACGAGGTGGCCCCGCACGGGCGCGACAAGCAGGCCGCCGGCCGGGAGCGCTACGAGCTGGCCTCGCAGTACTTCCTCGGCGCCAAGGTCGACCTGGACGAGACGTACGCCTGGGGCTTCGCGGAGCTGGCCCGGCTGGAGGCGGAGATGCGGGTCGTGGCCGGGCGCATCGCCGGCTCCGGTGCCAGCGTCGACGAGGCCGTGGCCAAACTGGACGCCGACCCGGACCGGACCATCCGCGGCAAGGAGGCGTTCCGGGACTGGATGCAGGAGTTGGCCGACAAGGCCATCGCCGAGCTGCACGGCACCCACTTCGACATTCCGGAGCAGGTCCGCCGCATCGAGTGCTGCCTCGCCCCGACCAGCGACGGTGCCATCTACTACACGGGTCCGAGTGAGGACTTCTCCCGCCCGGGCCGGATGTGGTGGGCGGTGCCGCAGGGCATCAGCGACTTCTCCACCTGGCGGGAGGTGACGACGGTCTACCACGAGGGCGTGCCGGGTCACCATCTCCAAGTGGCGCAGACCGCCGTCCGGGCCGACCTGCTCAACCGCTGGCAGCGGTTGCTCTGCTGGGTCTCCGGGCACGGCGAGGGCTGGGCCCTCTACTCGGAGCGGCTGATGGACGAGCTGGGTTACCTGGAGGACCCGGGCGACAAGCTGGGCATGCTCGACGGCCAGGCGATGCGCGCGGCTCGGGTGATCGTGGACATCGGCATGCACCTGGAGCTGGAGATCCCGAAGGACAACCCGTTCGGTTTCCACCCGGGTGAGCGGTGGACGCCCGAGCTGGGCTGGGAGTTCATGCGGGCGCACTGCCGGGTGCCGGACGAGAACCTGCGCTTCGAGCTGAACCGCTACCTGGGCTGGCCGGGGCAGGCACCGTCGTACAAGGTGGGTGAGCGGATCTGGCTGCAGGCCCGCGAGGACGCCAAGGCCCGCAAGGGCGCGGACTTCGACCTGCGGGAGTTCCACCGGCAGGCGTTGGACCTGGGTGCGCTGGGTCTCGACCCGCTGCGCCGGGCACTGGCCCGGCTCTGA
- a CDS encoding PHP domain-containing protein: protein MAGARDPIADLRRIAFLLERANEATYRVRAFRSAAKALAGLPAAEVAERAGNGTLTKLAGVGDVTARCVVESLAGEEPVYLRRLVATEGSDLDAEATALRAALRGDCHTHSDWSDGGSPIEEMALAAVELGHEYLVLTDHSPRLTVARGLTAARLRQQLDYVAQVNAALPEGFRILTGIEVDILADGSLDQDDELLARLDVVVGSVHSGLKDERSKMTRRMLTAVANPHLDILGHATGRMVSSRPAGVTGPGDRGHRARTRAESDFDADAVFAACAEHDTAVEINSRPERQDPPKRLIRRALEAGCRFAINTDAHAPGQLDWQRFGCERAALCGVPADRVVNTWSAEQLVEWTHNRT, encoded by the coding sequence ATGGCTGGCGCGAGAGATCCCATCGCCGACCTGCGCCGCATCGCGTTCCTGTTGGAGCGGGCGAACGAGGCCACCTACCGGGTCCGCGCGTTCCGGTCGGCGGCGAAGGCGTTGGCCGGTCTGCCGGCAGCCGAGGTGGCCGAGCGGGCCGGCAACGGCACGCTCACCAAACTGGCCGGCGTCGGCGACGTGACGGCCCGGTGCGTGGTGGAGTCGCTGGCCGGTGAGGAGCCGGTCTACCTGCGCCGGTTGGTGGCGACCGAGGGCAGCGACCTGGACGCCGAGGCGACGGCGCTCCGCGCCGCCCTGCGCGGCGACTGCCACACCCACTCGGACTGGTCCGACGGCGGCTCGCCGATCGAGGAGATGGCGTTGGCCGCTGTGGAGTTGGGCCACGAGTACCTGGTGCTGACCGACCACTCGCCCCGGCTGACGGTGGCCCGGGGGCTGACCGCCGCCCGGCTGCGCCAGCAGCTCGACTACGTGGCGCAGGTCAACGCGGCGCTTCCCGAGGGGTTCCGGATCCTCACCGGCATCGAGGTGGACATCCTCGCCGACGGCTCACTGGACCAGGACGACGAGTTGCTGGCCCGGCTGGACGTGGTGGTCGGTTCGGTGCACAGCGGCCTGAAGGACGAGCGCTCGAAGATGACCCGGCGGATGCTGACCGCGGTCGCCAACCCCCACCTGGACATCCTCGGGCACGCCACGGGCCGGATGGTGTCGTCCCGCCCGGCCGGCGTCACCGGTCCCGGTGACCGCGGGCACCGCGCCCGGACCCGGGCGGAGAGCGACTTCGACGCGGACGCGGTCTTCGCCGCGTGCGCGGAACACGACACCGCCGTCGAGATCAACTCCCGGCCGGAACGGCAGGACCCGCCGAAGCGGCTGATCCGCCGCGCGCTGGAGGCGGGCTGCCGGTTCGCCATCAACACCGACGCGCACGCACCCGGTCAGCTCGACTGGCAACGGTTCGGCTGCGAGCGGGCCGCCCTCTGCGGCGTCCCCGCCGACCGGGTCGTCAACACCTGGTCAGCCGAGCAACTGGTCGAGTGGACCCACAACCGCACCTGA